From one Desmospora activa DSM 45169 genomic stretch:
- a CDS encoding ABC transporter ATP-binding protein: MAIVIKKLTKRFNDRTAVDGLSLMIEKGEFFALLGQNAAGKTTTVKMLSGLLTPASGDAWMNGDSIVQNPAAVKQKINLSPQESAVAPNLTARENLEFVARIYGLNKDTAEQKADELMVRFGLTDRAKSKAKSLSGGLQRRLSIAMAMISNPEILFLDEPTLGLDVRARRNLWKVLLELKGKMTIILTTHYLGEVEALVDRVGIMHNGKLHALGTIEELKRQTSQETLEDVFLSLTEEG; encoded by the coding sequence ATGGCGATTGTCATAAAAAAGTTAACAAAGAGGTTTAATGATCGTACAGCAGTAGACGGTTTATCATTAATGATTGAAAAGGGTGAATTTTTTGCTCTACTCGGTCAAAATGCTGCGGGGAAAACAACAACCGTTAAAATGTTGAGCGGTTTGCTGACACCTGCAAGCGGTGATGCTTGGATGAATGGGGATAGCATCGTTCAAAATCCAGCAGCAGTAAAGCAAAAAATCAACCTTTCTCCACAAGAATCCGCCGTTGCCCCCAATCTTACGGCAAGGGAAAATTTAGAGTTTGTTGCAAGGATATATGGATTGAATAAAGATACGGCGGAACAAAAGGCGGATGAACTGATGGTGAGATTTGGTCTAACCGATCGTGCGAAAAGTAAAGCGAAATCGTTATCAGGTGGGTTACAGCGTAGGTTAAGTATTGCAATGGCAATGATCTCAAACCCAGAAATTCTCTTTTTAGATGAGCCAACCCTTGGTTTAGACGTGCGCGCAAGACGCAATCTGTGGAAGGTTTTATTGGAACTAAAGGGGAAAATGACAATTATATTGACAACACATTATTTAGGAGAAGTGGAAGCATTAGTGGACCGCGTTGGTATTATGCATAATGGGAAATTACATGCACTGGGTACCATTGAAGAGTTAAAACGGCAAACCAGTCAAGAAACGTTAGAAGATGTATTCCTTTCATTGACGGAGGAGGGTTAA
- the tadA gene encoding tRNA adenosine(34) deaminase TadA: MNHDYFMLEAIAQAQQAQAIGEVPIGAVVVKDDHIIGRGYNLRETDQDPTAHAEMIAIREAAHTLGSWRLTDCSLYVTLEPCPMCAGAIMLARMERVIYGATDPKGGCAGTLMNLLQDPRLNHQTEVVDGWMREECGALLTRFFRELRAKKKNKPK; encoded by the coding sequence GTGAATCACGACTATTTTATGTTGGAGGCGATCGCACAGGCACAGCAGGCGCAGGCGATCGGTGAGGTGCCGATTGGAGCGGTTGTGGTAAAGGATGATCACATTATCGGTCGGGGGTACAATTTGCGCGAAACGGATCAAGATCCAACCGCCCATGCCGAGATGATAGCGATTCGGGAGGCGGCCCACACCTTGGGAAGTTGGCGGCTGACCGACTGTTCCCTCTATGTGACCTTGGAACCGTGTCCGATGTGTGCTGGAGCGATCATGCTGGCACGTATGGAGCGGGTGATTTACGGTGCGACCGATCCCAAGGGTGGTTGCGCCGGTACTCTGATGAACCTGTTGCAAGATCCGCGCTTAAACCATCAGACCGAGGTAGTGGACGGCTGGATGCGGGAGGAGTGCGGGGCGCTGCTCACCCGCTTTTTCCGTGAGTTACGGGCGAAAAAGAAAAATAAGCCTAAATAG
- a CDS encoding DUF3021 domain-containing protein produces the protein MKLILSRIIGGFVTGVFGGQMVQILISLQLGQGTYLPVIDHFGAHFPNEWTAVIVQMMLTGCIGITFATTSLVFDIAKWGLFKQYAVHFIVTTSVWVPIVFLLWVPELYIGIWIILLNIIGIYPLIGWLQYTFSKKDIKQINRSIQMKLKETEGDE, from the coding sequence ATGAAATTGATACTTAGTCGAATCATAGGTGGTTTTGTTACAGGGGTTTTTGGAGGGCAAATGGTTCAGATTCTAATTTCATTACAATTGGGTCAAGGGACCTATCTTCCTGTTATCGATCATTTTGGTGCACACTTTCCAAATGAATGGACCGCAGTCATCGTGCAAATGATGTTGACTGGCTGTATCGGCATTACGTTTGCAACGACGTCACTTGTATTTGATATTGCGAAATGGGGATTATTCAAGCAATATGCCGTCCATTTCATTGTCACCACCAGTGTATGGGTACCGATCGTCTTCCTATTGTGGGTGCCGGAACTGTATATCGGTATCTGGATTATCCTGCTAAACATTATAGGGATCTATCCGCTGATCGGCTGGTTGCAGTATACCTTTTCCAAAAAGGACATCAAACAGATCAACCGCTCGATTCAGATGAAATTGAAGGAAACAGAGGGGGATGAGTAA
- a CDS encoding LytTR family DNA-binding domain-containing protein, which yields MKVEVSIDPSCKEPKIIILTDKMTDEITELIKRLSESTMDSLAVFSHRGVVIISCKDIIRIYTEKQKVYVQTKDGIYTVRLRLYELEEKLDRKWFVRISNSEIVNIRMITNMDISMTGTIGVALKGDIKTYASRRYVKKIKNLFGI from the coding sequence ATGAAAGTGGAAGTCTCCATTGATCCGTCTTGTAAAGAACCGAAAATCATCATCCTAACTGATAAAATGACAGACGAAATTACGGAGCTAATCAAACGATTATCCGAAAGTACGATGGATTCTTTAGCCGTATTTTCCCATCGTGGCGTTGTAATCATCTCTTGCAAGGATATTATCCGAATTTATACAGAGAAACAAAAAGTTTATGTTCAAACCAAAGATGGGATATATACGGTCCGTTTAAGATTATATGAACTGGAAGAAAAACTGGATCGTAAATGGTTTGTCCGCATTTCTAATTCAGAGATAGTCAATATCCGAATGATTACAAACATGGATATTAGTATGACCGGAACCATTGGTGTAGCGCTAAAAGGGGATATTAAAACGTATGCGTCCCGTCGCTATGTAAAAAAGATCAAGAACTTGTTTGGAATATGA
- a CDS encoding Fur family transcriptional regulator encodes MNVEQALNRLKQKGYKYTGKRETMVEIFSREDRYLTAKEVMEEMQGQFPGLSVDTIYRNLSLFEDLGIVEGTEWEGERRYRFHCGGDHHHHHLICKQCGRTKPLNLCPMNALLGKPADFTITDHKFEIYGYCQDCEINPDEQAVK; translated from the coding sequence ATGAATGTGGAACAAGCGCTAAATCGATTGAAGCAAAAAGGTTATAAATACACGGGTAAACGGGAAACGATGGTGGAGATATTCAGCCGGGAGGACCGTTACTTGACGGCTAAAGAAGTAATGGAGGAGATGCAAGGCCAATTTCCCGGTCTAAGCGTTGATACGATATACCGCAATCTCTCCCTGTTTGAAGACCTGGGTATTGTTGAAGGGACGGAATGGGAAGGAGAGCGACGCTATCGCTTTCATTGTGGCGGGGATCATCACCACCATCACTTGATCTGCAAACAGTGTGGTCGGACTAAGCCGCTCAACCTTTGCCCGATGAATGCACTCCTGGGAAAACCGGCAGATTTTACGATTACCGATCACAAATTTGAGATATACGGCTACTGTCAGGATTGTGAAATCAATCCGGACGAGCAAGCGGTCAAGTGA
- a CDS encoding metal ABC transporter ATP-binding protein — MAVVMDTILELRGVHFAYGSQPVLEGIDLSLKRGEFLGLVGPNGSGKSTLIQLTLGGLSPDQGEVDLFGTPQRRFREWSRIGYVSQKANSFNLGFPATVREVVASGLYGKLGLFRRMTRKNWERVLQAIEQVGLTPYTDRNIGRLSGGQQQRAFIARALVSDPDLLILDEPTVGVDAHSSEQFYDLLLNLHREKGLTLLLVSHDIGAITTYVDRIACLNKQLFFHGKSDEFSLRSQEILTKAYGHKVTVLEHGHQSCSIG, encoded by the coding sequence ATGGCAGTTGTGATGGATACAATCTTGGAATTGAGGGGAGTCCACTTTGCATACGGATCGCAACCGGTACTGGAAGGGATTGACCTGTCGTTAAAACGAGGGGAATTTCTCGGACTGGTCGGCCCTAACGGTTCGGGAAAGTCGACCTTGATTCAGTTGACACTGGGCGGGCTCTCCCCTGATCAAGGAGAAGTTGATCTGTTTGGAACGCCGCAGCGCCGGTTTCGAGAGTGGTCTCGCATTGGTTATGTTTCACAAAAGGCGAACAGTTTTAATCTGGGCTTTCCGGCTACAGTACGGGAAGTCGTGGCGTCGGGGCTTTACGGCAAATTGGGTTTATTCCGGCGCATGACGCGTAAAAACTGGGAACGGGTACTGCAGGCGATTGAGCAGGTAGGGTTGACGCCTTATACTGATCGCAATATCGGGCGGCTTTCCGGCGGGCAACAACAGCGCGCCTTTATCGCGCGGGCGTTGGTAAGCGATCCTGATTTATTGATTTTGGATGAACCCACCGTTGGGGTGGATGCCCACTCATCGGAGCAGTTTTATGATCTATTGCTGAATCTGCATCGGGAAAAAGGGTTGACACTGCTGTTGGTCAGTCATGATATCGGTGCGATAACGACTTATGTCGATCGGATCGCTTGTTTAAATAAACAGCTCTTTTTCCATGGGAAATCCGATGAATTTTCGCTACGAAGCCAAGAGATTTTGACAAAAGCTTACGGGCATAAAGTGACAGTATTGGAACATGGTCATCAGTCGTGTTCCATCGGGTGA
- a CDS encoding helix-turn-helix domain-containing protein, whose protein sequence is MKTVELHEIGEIIRKVRKQRGFRLEDLADDNISPATISNIERGVPHVSMNKALYLLEKLNIETHQVPYLLMEEENEIKSHQLDMDMIETLFKLNKHDQALKEIEELNLEDNHPLAATASMLKGRCLNAKGQHRRAERAYYQAIKLANQHPYNQQTNVEASSFCDLGVCAYLQNDLESAIQFTNSGIDAYKENGDRSYLRYNLLRNKAIYLERLGHIHEGMRVVEEIWDERFGIYDVDTLLTIYWARIEFLRRTGCEEEAIKCAQEGLKLSIRNQHYRSIFETWTQLGCIYTTLGDLAKGEACFTTALQAKDFLPDQRLASTTYVMQGLLYLHLQKYAEAKESFAQAIQISEKANDAPRLIYALIGMGDYMKENEELKDAIPYYQRTLELAQKHKLKKQEYKALYKLAECWNAIDEKEFINCMRNMYAVKKELEEEGDFFGEMD, encoded by the coding sequence GTGAAAACGGTTGAACTCCATGAAATCGGCGAAATTATACGGAAAGTCCGTAAACAGAGAGGGTTCCGTTTGGAAGATTTGGCGGATGATAATATTTCCCCCGCTACCATCAGCAACATCGAACGCGGTGTCCCTCATGTCAGCATGAACAAAGCCCTATACCTGTTGGAAAAGCTAAACATCGAAACCCACCAAGTCCCCTATCTACTGATGGAAGAAGAGAATGAGATCAAAAGCCATCAACTGGATATGGATATGATTGAGACTTTATTTAAGCTCAATAAACATGATCAAGCCTTGAAAGAGATTGAAGAGTTAAACTTAGAGGATAATCATCCTCTAGCCGCGACTGCTTCTATGTTAAAAGGGCGTTGTCTCAATGCTAAGGGACAGCATAGACGGGCGGAAAGAGCTTATTATCAGGCGATTAAACTGGCTAATCAACACCCCTACAATCAACAAACCAACGTCGAGGCTTCCAGCTTTTGCGATCTTGGCGTTTGTGCCTATTTACAAAATGACTTGGAAAGCGCAATCCAATTTACCAATAGTGGTATCGATGCCTACAAGGAAAACGGAGATCGCTCTTACCTCCGCTATAATCTTCTTCGTAATAAGGCGATCTACTTAGAACGGTTGGGACATATTCACGAAGGGATGCGGGTCGTTGAGGAGATATGGGATGAACGTTTTGGAATTTATGATGTGGATACCCTTCTCACCATTTATTGGGCCCGGATTGAGTTTTTAAGAAGGACAGGCTGTGAAGAGGAAGCGATTAAATGTGCACAGGAAGGGTTAAAACTGTCCATTCGCAACCAGCATTATAGATCGATCTTTGAAACCTGGACCCAGTTGGGCTGTATCTATACGACATTGGGGGATTTGGCAAAAGGAGAAGCTTGCTTTACTACTGCACTGCAAGCAAAAGATTTTCTCCCTGATCAAAGGTTGGCCTCCACCACCTATGTAATGCAGGGATTATTGTATCTTCATCTGCAAAAGTATGCAGAAGCAAAGGAATCATTTGCACAAGCGATCCAGATCTCAGAAAAGGCGAATGATGCTCCTCGATTAATCTATGCTCTCATCGGCATGGGTGATTATATGAAGGAAAATGAAGAACTCAAGGATGCTATCCCATATTACCAACGCACGTTGGAGCTGGCTCAAAAACACAAACTTAAAAAACAGGAGTATAAAGCTTTATATAAACTAGCGGAATGTTGGAACGCAATCGATGAGAAGGAATTCATCAATTGTATGCGAAATATGTATGCAGTAAAAAAAGAACTTGAGGAAGAGGGTGATTTTTTTGGTGAGATGGACTAA
- a CDS encoding metal ABC transporter permease, with amino-acid sequence MIEMILQYEFMQRAVLAGMIIGLISPVVGVFLVVRRLSLIADALAHVTLSGVAAGLLLQKSFPALQSVHPLYFGMGFSMGASVFVEQLRGLYRSYQELAIPVIMSGGIGLGVVLISAGDGFNVDVAGYLFGSILAVGQSELYVIIVTGVVVFLLVSLFYKELFALSFDEESAVFSGIPRRWINLLFSLAVAMVITASIRVVGILLVSGLITLPVAASLQIANSFKQTLFLSVFFAQIAVFSGLAAAFYFDWASGGTIILVSVVILAVVVAVKRFRRIGN; translated from the coding sequence ATGATAGAGATGATCCTGCAGTATGAATTTATGCAACGGGCTGTACTAGCTGGAATGATCATCGGATTGATCTCCCCAGTAGTGGGAGTCTTTTTGGTGGTACGGCGGCTGTCGTTAATCGCCGATGCCCTGGCACATGTTACCTTATCCGGAGTGGCGGCGGGGTTGTTGTTACAAAAGAGTTTTCCCGCACTACAATCGGTTCATCCCCTCTATTTCGGGATGGGTTTTTCCATGGGGGCCTCCGTTTTTGTAGAGCAATTGCGCGGGTTATACCGATCTTACCAGGAATTGGCTATTCCTGTCATTATGTCCGGCGGAATTGGATTGGGTGTGGTGTTGATCAGTGCTGGCGACGGCTTTAATGTGGATGTGGCTGGTTATCTGTTTGGAAGTATTTTGGCCGTCGGCCAGTCAGAGCTTTATGTCATCATTGTGACGGGTGTCGTGGTGTTCCTGTTGGTTTCGCTCTTTTACAAAGAATTGTTTGCCCTTTCCTTTGATGAGGAGAGTGCCGTCTTTAGCGGTATTCCCCGTCGCTGGATCAACCTTTTATTCAGTTTGGCGGTGGCGATGGTAATCACCGCATCGATCCGTGTGGTGGGGATATTATTGGTATCGGGGTTGATTACCCTACCGGTGGCTGCCAGCCTACAAATTGCCAACAGTTTTAAGCAAACCCTGTTTTTATCCGTATTTTTTGCGCAAATTGCGGTGTTTTCAGGATTAGCTGCCGCTTTTTACTTTGATTGGGCCTCTGGTGGCACCATCATTTTGGTGTCTGTCGTCATTTTGGCAGTCGTGGTAGCGGTCAAACGCTTCCGGCGTATCGGTAATTAG
- the asnB gene encoding asparagine synthase (glutamine-hydrolyzing), translated as MCGISGWLDWERDLSLRRDWLEKMNQTLIPRGPDAEGIWLSPCTGLAHRRLIVIDPEGGVQPMIRRYGDRNLVITYNGELYNMDELSRELTVRGHTFQSRSDTELVLASYAQWGTDAPAHLNGIFAFAIWDEREQSLFLARDRIGVKPLFYTIRKGSVFFGSELKSLLAHADITAEVDAEGLAEVLAMGPSRTPGHGVFKGVKELRPGHWMKVTRHSQRVEAYWQLESRPHTDDLPTTIERVRQLFTDAVERQLVSDVAIGTMLSGGLDSSAISACAARYFRNTGKGALSTFSVDYDGNDRYFQPNEFQPNADAPWVKRMSQAIDSNHYPIVIDNAELAESLSHALLARDLPGMTDVDASLLLFCREIKKHATVVLSGECADEVFGGYPWFHREEMIQADTFPWSRHIHERVSFLAPEIRGAIRPQEYVQDRYCEAMAEVPRLEGEEGLEARIREIFYLNLTRWMPTLLDRKDRMSMAVGLEVRVPFCDHHLVEYVWNIPWSMKRLNGREKGLFREAMKGILPDDVLFRKKSPYPKTHNPAYLQAVKEQALHILDDPNAPVCQLLDRDAVRSFATGDLTQVNLPWFGQLMNVPQLFAHWIQLDQWMRDYRVRLVD; from the coding sequence ATGTGCGGTATCTCGGGTTGGCTTGATTGGGAACGAGATCTAAGCCTTAGGCGCGACTGGTTGGAAAAAATGAATCAAACCCTGATTCCACGCGGGCCCGATGCGGAGGGAATCTGGCTCTCCCCCTGCACCGGATTAGCCCATCGTCGCTTAATCGTCATCGATCCGGAAGGTGGCGTACAGCCGATGATCCGCCGTTATGGGGATCGCAACCTGGTGATCACCTACAACGGTGAATTGTACAATATGGATGAGCTCTCCCGCGAACTGACAGTAAGGGGGCATACGTTTCAGTCCCGTTCCGATACGGAGTTGGTTTTGGCTTCATACGCCCAATGGGGAACAGATGCCCCCGCACATCTAAACGGTATTTTTGCTTTTGCTATTTGGGATGAGCGGGAGCAGAGTCTGTTTTTGGCCCGGGATCGGATCGGGGTAAAGCCTTTGTTTTACACAATCCGTAAGGGATCTGTTTTTTTTGGATCGGAGTTAAAATCGTTGTTGGCTCATGCTGACATCACCGCAGAAGTCGATGCGGAAGGGTTGGCGGAAGTATTGGCGATGGGCCCCTCTCGCACGCCGGGTCACGGTGTGTTTAAAGGGGTGAAAGAACTGCGTCCTGGCCATTGGATGAAGGTGACGCGCCATTCGCAACGGGTGGAAGCGTACTGGCAATTGGAAAGCCGTCCGCACACCGATGACTTGCCGACTACGATCGAGCGGGTACGTCAGCTTTTTACCGATGCGGTTGAGCGGCAGCTGGTATCGGATGTGGCCATCGGCACGATGCTCTCCGGCGGATTGGACTCCAGTGCGATATCCGCATGCGCAGCCCGTTATTTCCGGAATACGGGCAAAGGGGCGCTCTCCACTTTCTCCGTTGATTACGACGGAAACGATCGCTACTTTCAACCCAACGAATTTCAGCCCAATGCGGATGCGCCGTGGGTCAAGCGCATGTCCCAGGCGATCGATTCCAACCACTACCCGATTGTGATTGACAATGCGGAGTTGGCAGAATCCCTTTCCCATGCACTTTTGGCGCGCGATTTGCCCGGCATGACCGATGTGGATGCTTCTTTGCTCCTGTTTTGCCGGGAGATTAAAAAACATGCAACAGTGGTATTGTCCGGGGAGTGTGCCGATGAAGTGTTTGGGGGGTATCCTTGGTTTCACCGTGAAGAAATGATCCAAGCGGATACCTTCCCATGGTCTCGCCATATCCACGAGCGTGTCTCTTTTTTGGCGCCGGAGATACGGGGGGCGATTCGGCCGCAAGAATATGTTCAGGACCGTTATTGCGAAGCTATGGCAGAGGTGCCGCGGCTGGAAGGGGAGGAAGGGCTGGAAGCCCGTATTCGGGAGATCTTTTACCTCAATCTAACCCGCTGGATGCCGACACTGTTGGACCGGAAAGATCGTATGAGCATGGCGGTGGGGTTGGAAGTGCGCGTTCCGTTTTGTGATCACCACTTGGTGGAGTACGTTTGGAATATCCCCTGGTCGATGAAGCGACTAAATGGACGGGAAAAAGGATTATTCCGGGAAGCGATGAAGGGGATTTTGCCCGATGATGTTCTGTTTCGCAAAAAAAGCCCCTACCCCAAAACCCATAATCCGGCATATCTACAAGCGGTAAAAGAGCAAGCGCTACACATCCTGGATGATCCCAACGCACCCGTTTGTCAGTTGTTGGATCGCGATGCTGTTCGCTCCTTTGCAACGGGAGACCTTACCCAGGTCAACTTGCCTTGGTTCGGCCAATTGATGAACGTGCCACAGCTGTTCGCCCATTGGATTCAATTGGATCAGTGGATGCGCGATTATCGCGTTCGTTTGGTGGATTGA
- a CDS encoding protein kinase domain-containing protein, which produces MKPFQPIYRELVDELSSMVANKQIQNQCRLLGEGLSGRVYEYENFAVKVFKEDGSENDDYRMLNRLHHHSAFPTLHYYEDRFMLMDKCDGTTLARERESGDGLKDAYFTQIEQVVEECYQVGIIPRDLHLNNVMVDRDNRIKIVDVGRFVHTDQSEDYKERLTEDLQDLKYHVFGFGFFSSSRRKRRRHRYRSSGSRSHSNSHSSRSYSSSRRKRRKYRRKRYHSS; this is translated from the coding sequence ATGAAACCCTTTCAACCCATTTATCGTGAGCTTGTCGATGAACTTTCCAGTATGGTTGCCAACAAACAGATCCAAAATCAGTGTCGTCTGCTGGGTGAGGGATTGAGTGGTCGGGTATATGAGTATGAGAATTTTGCTGTGAAAGTGTTTAAAGAAGACGGCAGTGAGAACGACGATTATCGGATGCTAAACCGCCTTCACCACCATTCTGCCTTTCCGACGCTCCACTATTATGAAGACCGCTTTATGCTGATGGACAAATGCGATGGAACGACCTTGGCACGGGAGCGAGAAAGTGGAGACGGGCTAAAGGATGCATATTTTACGCAAATTGAACAGGTGGTAGAAGAGTGTTATCAGGTAGGGATTATTCCGCGGGATCTACATCTAAACAATGTGATGGTGGATCGCGATAATCGCATTAAAATTGTGGATGTCGGCCGTTTTGTCCACACCGATCAGTCTGAAGATTACAAAGAACGATTGACGGAAGATTTGCAGGATCTCAAATACCATGTATTCGGTTTTGGCTTTTTCTCCTCCTCTCGTCGCAAACGGAGACGCCATCGTTATCGTTCATCCGGTTCCCGTTCCCATAGCAACTCCCACTCTTCCCGCTCTTACTCTTCCTCCCGCCGCAAAAGACGGAAATACCGTAGAAAAAGATACCATTCTTCATAA
- a CDS encoding arginase family protein: MTKKTIRLFMPQWQGGNNPNYSFGAELLAWLAPENDQPLIHVPVQAYDGTPLENENGMNGRTQLLEQLEAAQHIINAHKPDRIVMFGGDCLVEQAPFAYLNERYGGELGLIWIDAHSDLVNYVGYDNGHALPLGNLLGIGDEEFVKHVEIPLKPENVFIAGLAAPTEQQTKEISEAFQRLGIAPTEPDTEVIQRLGIRTAGTQELTNSTESVKEWIKESGIKHLAIHLDLDVLDPKAFRSLLFANPEEPFHLSPAGTMQMPQLLNLIKELSEETDIVGLGITEHLPWDSINLKNLLAEIPILNN; this comes from the coding sequence ATGACTAAAAAAACAATACGTCTTTTTATGCCACAATGGCAAGGTGGGAACAACCCTAACTACTCTTTTGGAGCCGAACTGCTTGCATGGCTAGCTCCAGAAAATGATCAACCTCTTATTCATGTTCCAGTTCAAGCTTACGATGGAACTCCACTTGAAAATGAGAACGGTATGAATGGAAGAACACAGCTACTTGAACAATTAGAGGCTGCTCAGCATATCATTAATGCTCATAAACCCGATCGCATTGTCATGTTTGGTGGTGATTGCTTAGTCGAGCAAGCCCCATTTGCCTATTTAAACGAACGATATGGGGGGGAATTAGGTTTAATTTGGATCGATGCTCACTCCGACTTAGTTAATTATGTTGGGTATGATAACGGACATGCATTACCTCTCGGGAATCTCTTGGGAATAGGAGATGAGGAGTTCGTAAAACATGTGGAAATCCCTTTAAAACCAGAAAATGTCTTTATCGCGGGATTAGCAGCTCCTACTGAACAACAAACAAAAGAGATTTCAGAAGCGTTTCAAAGACTCGGTATCGCTCCTACAGAACCGGATACAGAAGTAATTCAAAGACTAGGTATTCGAACTGCTGGAACCCAAGAGTTAACGAACAGTACTGAATCTGTAAAAGAGTGGATTAAAGAAAGTGGCATTAAGCACCTAGCTATACACCTTGATTTAGACGTACTTGACCCAAAGGCATTTCGTTCTTTATTATTCGCCAACCCTGAAGAACCCTTTCATTTATCTCCTGCGGGAACAATGCAAATGCCTCAACTGCTTAATCTGATTAAAGAACTATCTGAAGAAACAGATATAGTTGGATTAGGTATAACGGAGCATTTGCCATGGGACTCTATTAACTTGAAGAATCTGCTTGCAGAAATACCTATTTTAAATAACTAA
- a CDS encoding ABC transporter permease, protein MRALAFTQRNRKEILRDPITLILGIGLPILIMWLFSAIQKNMPQMPSDLFRIENLIPGVIVFSFTFITLFSGLLLGKDKSSSFLMRIFASPMTAKDYIVGYSLPLLSVAILQTAMCYLAAFLLGLPFSMNILASIIVLVWIAFLYIGFGVLLGTYLTDKQVNGVSAIFVNLSALLSGTWFELDMVGDTFKTIAYLLPFAHAVDATRAALAGEYGDIIVPLLWVISYTIVIFVIAILGFKKLMKN, encoded by the coding sequence ATGAGAGCTCTTGCCTTTACACAGCGCAATCGTAAAGAAATCTTGCGTGATCCAATCACACTGATATTGGGCATCGGGTTACCAATTCTCATCATGTGGCTCTTCTCCGCCATTCAAAAAAATATGCCGCAAATGCCCTCTGATTTATTTCGTATCGAAAACTTAATCCCAGGTGTGATCGTATTTAGCTTCACATTTATCACATTATTTTCCGGATTGCTGTTGGGAAAAGATAAAAGTAGTTCGTTTTTAATGCGTATATTTGCTTCGCCGATGACGGCAAAAGATTATATCGTCGGATACTCTCTTCCCTTATTATCCGTTGCGATTCTACAAACAGCCATGTGCTATCTTGCTGCCTTTTTATTGGGTTTACCTTTTAGTATGAACATCTTGGCTTCAATCATCGTACTTGTGTGGATTGCGTTTCTATATATTGGATTTGGTGTGTTATTAGGGACGTACCTAACAGATAAACAAGTGAACGGAGTTTCCGCGATCTTCGTCAACCTCTCCGCGTTGTTAAGCGGCACATGGTTTGAATTGGATATGGTTGGTGACACATTTAAAACGATTGCGTATCTTCTCCCGTTTGCTCATGCCGTTGATGCCACTAGAGCAGCGTTGGCGGGTGAATATGGAGATATAATCGTGCCGTTGCTTTGGGTCATCAGTTACACAATCGTGATTTTTGTGATCGCCATTTTAGGTTTTAAAAAGTTAATGAAAAATTAA
- a CDS encoding winged helix-turn-helix transcriptional regulator, whose amino-acid sequence MGMAEYKGKIKNIQDTPFGYTISVIGGKWKMVIIYLLAENQPVRFNDLKRQIGAITYKTLSSQLKELEADGLVNRKEYPQVPPKVEYSLTNKAETLLPVLEGLCEWGVKNQNN is encoded by the coding sequence ATGGGTATGGCTGAATATAAAGGTAAAATAAAAAATATTCAAGATACACCTTTTGGTTATACTATTTCAGTTATTGGTGGCAAATGGAAAATGGTTATCATTTACCTACTAGCAGAAAACCAACCGGTTCGCTTTAATGATCTGAAAAGACAAATAGGAGCTATTACTTATAAAACATTGAGTTCACAACTAAAAGAATTGGAAGCAGATGGTCTGGTAAACCGGAAAGAGTATCCTCAAGTTCCCCCTAAAGTCGAGTACAGTCTTACAAATAAAGCGGAAACTCTATTACCAGTTTTAGAAGGATTATGTGAGTGGGGAGTAAAAAACCAAAATAATTAA